The DNA sequence tgtattaaataTCAACCCAGCATAAGGACTTTGAAATTGTAGTCCTTTGAAATTTGAAGTTTGAGAAATAtaaaacattttacattacagTTTTCAtttacacaggcacacatgtttGATCCACTTTCAAGCATCTTGTCAAAcccttaaaaaacaaaaagcaaagATAAATGCAATTTAAGACTATTAAGCGGTAAAATAAAAGTGATGATGTCATTATAAAATCAAAAATTACATATAATAGGACCAAACGAGAAATGTGGAGAAAGAACTAACCTACTTACTTAAAGAGGTCACTTCTTCAAATTTCAAGACCAAAGGACATTTAAGATAACATTCTAATGGATTGTGTTAGGTCAGTGTAAATACTATAAAAAAGCACCTTAAGAACATATGGTATATAACTACATAACATGTACACAGACAATGAAAAATGCATGCTGCACAATCATTTGTCACAGGAATGGTGAGAATTATAAAAAAGCTATAATAATAAAGCGTGGGCCTCCTGTGTGATGTAGCATCCATTCAGAGGATGGTTTTAAAGGCATCCCGTGCTCCACTTCAGATTCTAAGCCCTGGAAGCAGAAAGATTTTAGACTAGGGTTACACACAGAAAATTCAGAcaagcacacgcaaacactgcCTTCGACTCATTGTATAAATAATGATGTTTTTCTTGATTAGTCTGTGAACATGATTTCTTCCTGATCAAATATCTAAACATAAGGCAAAAGCTCTGGGATCGattattttctgtttatttcttaacgtgagaagagaggaaaggcaATCCTCCGCTCATACGTTACCTCGCTACTCGACAGTTCCTCGTCTGTACGTAAACTCCAGTGTACGTGATGTCGCACCGCACAATGTTGTTGGTGAAGTCTGACTCCAGAACATGGAAACTTGGATTGACGGTGACCTAATAGGAAAAGTACAAAGAGAAAGTGAGATCACCTTGACATGAGTATCTTCACTTTACCGAATCCTGATGAAAAGCTTggtttttaaaataaaacacgacCTTCAGCAGATAATTTCCTGGAGGTACATCAGTGATGTCGATCCACTGGCAATCAATGTTGGCAGCATAGGTGTCATGGCAACCTGGACTCAGTCCCTATCcgaaaacacaacacagcagtGAGCTCTCAATGTGCTGCTGCAGCTGAAACAGGGCTGATCAAAGAAGGATTACATAGCCCTGTCTTGGtcaaataacacatttgtaattGTATTTCCTATACATGTTGACGTCTCCAAAGCACAAGATATTTGCCAATAAGCAAACAAAGCACATTATTGCCTGTGGCTTGGCCTAATCATGATTTAATGCTATTTATACAGTTTTTCACTCGCTCTGAATCCAATCGAATCTCTTCATCATTCTGACACACTCCATTACAATGGCTCTCTTTGAGATGGGCTGTAACAAGTTCCTAAATTTATACTCAAGTTAACACAGTCTTGTAGGGCCAGTGGTGAATATCCCAACAGCCAATCAAAGACCAGATAGTTAATATTATTAGTTTGTTCACATCAGTTTGTTTGAGCTCAGCGTTGTGCCCTACCTGTGTGTGAGACGTACAGGCGTAGCGGCGTCTGAAGCCGGCCTCACACCCCGTGTCCTCCAGGCAGAAGCTGGCCTTGTGTCCCTCGGCCACCTTGCGCCCCGTGGAGACGTCCAGCAGGTCGTAATTACTGAAGGCGTCCATGCTGTGGAAGTGCCTGACGGAACAGATGGAACAGGGTCAAGTATAACGTATTGATTTGACCATCGGGAAACGAAAGAAGGGAATATATAATAAGATAGTGGATGATAAATAGATTAAAGTGGAATTAGAAATACTtaataaataatagataagcatgcattaaaaaataatacCGTCAAATATTGGATATTTAATATTGATTCGAAAACTGGGAATCCGAATAGGGTATATATAATAGATTAAATGGGGTAATGAATGAGGACCAGAatagaagaaaaacagaaatagGTGTAATTAATGCTAGCTATATTCTCACAAAGTGTTCAAGAAGGCctaaaaatctccatcgggagtCTCCATGGTTCTAAAAGCTCCACGCCGCGGTGGGCCGCCAACGCTCCGGTCAGACACATTCAGAGGCGGTGTGCAGGGTGAGGAGTGGTCCCagtggaggtggggtgggggactCACTGGTGACAGCTGTGCCACTCCCACTGATGCCTGGGGCGGACCGGCAGGAAGTCGGCCGTCCCCTGGTTCTTCACCTTCTGGGGGAAGCGCAGCAGTACCCTGTAGTCGATGTCCTGTACCCCGGGCCCGTACGCCGACCTAAGGGGGGAGAGCCAGGGAGACAGGGCCGCCAGGTGAGGCGGTGCTGGAAGGTTCCAGCGCCTCGCTGCACGGCAGGTCTGCCTTCCCTTGGCTGGACTGATGGATGGCTGATTGGCTTGCTGGCTGGCAGGCTGAGCGGAGGAATGGCTGACTATGGCTCTCCCAAAACGAAAGGTTTTAGGCTGCTAAATGCTTTTTAAGGGGGGGCGGGAACCGAATCCAGGAGCGTTTATGTGTTGGCGGGACACTGTGTCGGAGGATCATTGCTCTGAAATTCAATCAAACAGCGGTCCTAATTCTATCACCAGATGTGGGCCGGGCGAAAGCAGCAATAAGACTGTAAAATAGAGCTTTAACAGTCAAATACAGTGCTAACAGTCAAATGCAGCACTGACAGTCAAATACAGTACTAATCGTAAAATGCAGCAATAACAGTCAAAGCAGCAATAGCACAGTCAAATGCAGCACCAACAGTTATATGCCATCACAGTCAAATACAGCACTTACAGTCAAATACAGCACTTACAGTCAAATACAGCACTAACAGAGTCGAATTAACCACTCCCAGGCAAATGCAGGACCTCAACATTCATAAATAGCAGCAACCCTATTCAGAGTTGGCCTAAACCCGAACAATCCATACATTACAAAACAGCACTGTGAGCCgctgaatgtgtatgtgtgtgcgtaatgcaTACGTTTGCATCTGGTTCACGTGTTTACGTCTGTCCATGTGTCCGAGGCCATTTGGCACCGGGTATTACCTGGCTAGACAGTTCTCCTCGGCTGCACACCTCAAGGCGTACATCTGCATGCGCTGGATGTATGTGCCAGCCTGGATGGCGTAGGGGTCTGGAACCAGGTCGGGGAGCCCTGCGAGGGAGCAGAGGACAGTGGCACAAAaagcatgtttttttctttcttttttcgcTCCGGTTCTTTGCTAAGGCGTTGTTCATTGTTGACAGCAGTCCAGTAAAGCAGACCAAACAGGCAGTCCTGGCAGAGAGGGAGTCGATGGAACTTCAGAGTcagtgtttatgtctgtgttggCACTTGGCAGCAGCACGCAGCTGTATTACATTCCTCACATGACACTTTATGATCCGCGGCCCAGAATGAACCATTTTCCcactatatatatttcatttctTTGCTTTACTTTGCAAATTGACTCATTATTTCCAGACGGGCGATTAAACATTGAATCCTGAAAACTGTACTCGATGATCTTTTGCGCGTACATGGAATCCAATTCATATGCGCCTTCCTTTCTTTCACAATATCATCACTCATATTATATAATACGTTATACATTCTAATTTGGGCATTTTGAATTGTGATATATTAGTATGCAATTAATCGGTAGTTAGCTGTATAGAAAGTGCAATTCACTTACCATTTTGGAAATATCTGGTGCCATAACCGGTGCCAGGGGGCACACGGACCACGGGCCGTCCTTGGGGGGGATACATATTGTACAAAACCGAATTCCGGTGGTTCTTGAACGGGTTCCGGGGGTCATCGTTAGACATGGCGTCTCCGTTAGTTTC is a window from the Gadus chalcogrammus isolate NIFS_2021 chromosome 8, NIFS_Gcha_1.0, whole genome shotgun sequence genome containing:
- the LOC130386917 gene encoding protein-lysine 6-oxidase-like encodes the protein MAKWSVFSLYILQGLAPLLTGQLVPPRGGPWRQRIQWENNGQVFSLMSTGSEYQSPVVAGRPRTFSRNYMSGSSWREVFNARDGASQRRGGHYSGPTRPQLDRVNDRVVDQGPVSIGQDSTRPLVHVNVRPSELRPPQVVNFQRQGALGTASARRVATELATLPGTPPGSPGSDVVVPRSNGARVGQDATAQNRNSQPGPGSVPHGALSISRHVAPAAPPSHSGYVVPAVPAPNQAASNNANGVETNGAETNGDAMSNDDPRNPFKNHRNSVLYNMYPPQGRPVVRVPPGTGYGTRYFQNGLPDLVPDPYAIQAGTYIQRMQMYALRCAAEENCLARSAYGPGVQDIDYRVLLRFPQKVKNQGTADFLPVRPRHQWEWHSCHQHFHSMDAFSNYDLLDVSTGRKVAEGHKASFCLEDTGCEAGFRRRYACTSHTQGLSPGCHDTYAANIDCQWIDITDVPPGNYLLKVTVNPSFHVLESDFTNNIVRCDITYTGVYVQTRNCRVARA